The Echinicola rosea genome has a segment encoding these proteins:
- a CDS encoding pyridoxal-phosphate dependent enzyme — MQQTYRIPQLIDIKQAYQRIMAYIHHTPILTCEAINKMADSQLYFKCENFQKVGAFKARGATNAILKLPPKLKQNGVATHSSGNHAAALARAAKETGTKAYIVMPSSAPAIKKAAVKQYGGKIIECEPTLKAREAALEKVVEETGAAFIPPYDYMDVIEGQATCALEMWNEEIPFDVIITPVGGGGLLAGTALTTHYLSRKTPVYGAEPKGADDAFRSLKANKIIPMEHPDTIADGLLTSLGKRNFEIISQYVAGILTVTDEEIIAAMRLIFERMKIVIEPSSAVPLAAVLANKAIFENKRVGIVISGGNVDVSKLPFK; from the coding sequence ATGCAGCAGACATATAGAATACCACAGTTAATTGACATTAAACAGGCCTATCAGCGGATCATGGCCTATATTCACCATACGCCCATTTTGACCTGTGAAGCCATCAACAAAATGGCAGACAGTCAACTTTACTTCAAGTGTGAAAATTTCCAAAAAGTAGGCGCCTTCAAAGCAAGGGGAGCAACCAACGCCATTCTTAAATTACCTCCCAAGCTAAAGCAAAATGGTGTGGCCACTCATAGCAGTGGCAATCACGCTGCTGCACTGGCACGAGCAGCTAAAGAGACGGGAACCAAAGCCTACATCGTGATGCCTTCCTCTGCTCCTGCCATCAAGAAAGCTGCGGTAAAGCAATATGGGGGCAAGATCATCGAATGTGAACCTACGCTAAAAGCACGCGAAGCCGCCCTCGAAAAAGTCGTGGAAGAAACCGGTGCTGCATTTATCCCTCCTTATGATTACATGGACGTCATCGAAGGGCAGGCCACTTGTGCCCTCGAAATGTGGAACGAAGAAATCCCCTTTGACGTGATCATTACGCCTGTAGGCGGTGGAGGGCTATTGGCGGGGACGGCCTTAACAACACACTACCTATCACGGAAGACCCCCGTTTATGGTGCTGAGCCAAAAGGAGCTGATGATGCTTTTCGCAGTCTAAAGGCCAATAAGATCATCCCAATGGAACATCCGGACACTATTGCTGATGGGCTGCTCACTTCCCTTGGTAAGCGAAATTTTGAGATTATCTCCCAATATGTAGCAGGAATCCTAACGGTCACTGATGAAGAAATTATCGCTGCGATGAGGTTGATTTTTGAGCGGATGAAAATAGTCATTGAGCCCAGTAGTGCTGTGCCCCTAGCTGCGGTTTTGGCCAATAAAGCAATTTTTGAAAATAAGCGAGTAGGGATTGTCATTTCAGGAGGTAATGTGGATGTCAGCAAACTGCCGTTTAAATAA